A region of Rhodospirillaceae bacterium DNA encodes the following proteins:
- a CDS encoding ImmA/IrrE family metallo-endopeptidase: MTRKVPFLAEEAIERDAEALLAEFSHARDVVIETPIPIEDIVEKHLKLRIEFDDMHVRHNVPRPLDGDADILGAIYGDGSIFIDQSLDPDENPSKEGRYRFTVAHEGGGHWRLHQHLIRSHYGQSSLFDNDGDPKFLCRSSQKPPEEWQADFYASCLLMPRKLVFAAWDEMFPDRKRRVIAPETKVEHPFVEVPRISCSIAGHDWTESVEEALDGIARPLAEKFLVSPIAMRIRLEKLGLLMREVPHQRILGAG, from the coding sequence ATGACCAGGAAAGTTCCCTTTTTGGCCGAAGAGGCCATAGAACGCGATGCAGAGGCGTTGCTCGCAGAGTTTTCCCATGCGCGCGATGTGGTCATCGAGACACCCATTCCCATCGAAGACATTGTCGAGAAGCACCTCAAGCTCCGCATCGAGTTCGATGATATGCACGTCCGGCACAATGTTCCCCGACCTTTGGACGGCGATGCTGACATCCTTGGCGCAATTTACGGCGACGGAAGTATTTTTATCGATCAGAGCCTTGATCCCGATGAGAATCCATCGAAGGAAGGCCGCTATCGTTTTACCGTTGCGCACGAAGGTGGTGGTCATTGGCGATTACACCAGCACTTGATCCGGAGCCATTATGGACAGTCCTCATTGTTCGACAACGATGGTGACCCCAAATTTCTCTGCCGATCCAGCCAAAAGCCTCCAGAAGAATGGCAGGCAGATTTCTATGCCTCTTGCTTGCTGATGCCGCGCAAGCTGGTGTTCGCGGCCTGGGATGAGATGTTTCCAGACCGAAAGCGTCGGGTGATTGCCCCGGAGACTAAGGTGGAACACCCGTTCGTCGAGGTGCCTCGGATTTCATGCAGCATAGCGGGACATGATTGGACTGAGAGCGTCGAGGAAGCTCTTGACGGTATCGCTCGCCCCTTAGCGGAAAAGTTCCTCGTCTCGCCCATCGCCATGCGCATCCGGTTGGAGAAGCTCGGCTTGCTTATGCGTGAGGTTCCGCACCAGCGGATTCTCGGC
- a CDS encoding helix-turn-helix transcriptional regulator — translation MTSGRNMKFGAHIRAVREEREFGLREMAKKIGVSPTYLSKVERDEFPPPAEDKVRKIAEIFEINVDELLALAGKVSTDLSEIIRENPRELAALLRTTKGMTSDDVARLAQEAEKSKNK, via the coding sequence ATGACCAGTGGGAGGAATATGAAGTTTGGTGCGCATATTCGCGCCGTTCGAGAGGAAAGGGAGTTCGGCTTGCGTGAAATGGCGAAGAAGATCGGAGTCAGTCCGACCTACCTTTCCAAAGTCGAACGGGACGAGTTTCCGCCGCCGGCCGAGGACAAGGTCCGGAAGATCGCTGAAATTTTCGAGATCAATGTAGACGAGCTTCTGGCCCTGGCGGGCAAGGTTTCGACCGATCTGTCCGAAATCATCCGGGAGAACCCCCGGGAACTGGCGGCTTTATTGCGGACCACCAAGGGCATGACGAGTGATGATGTGGCCCGCTTGGCCCAAGAGGCAGAAAAATCGAAGAACAAGTGA